One stretch of Pomacea canaliculata isolate SZHN2017 linkage group LG1, ASM307304v1, whole genome shotgun sequence DNA includes these proteins:
- the LOC112570025 gene encoding titin homolog isoform X1: protein MEVTEGGTVRLEVDVAAEPEAQVSWFVNELEIVPNQRTRLLRERNTFVLVIIDVTPEDSGDYICQAENIHGKVTCKTTLTVHPIQRTEVEIRREDVEKEQEMKPVEESPTEAVTLQKPEETPTQLQVEEPIAPSFTLLLQPQEVEDGQRVVMTVHFIGRPSPAITWYQNGVEIKPNPDFEIFVDKQKGESTLIILEVFPEDEGEYTCIAVNEVGESITTCRLTVITTEEDVDIESDEFHKETIEIDLSKEQPQAEATKEKQVVEYRISPEKPETFEIQIGMPVARTTTTTVVQETTTYTQVSREIFGEDVTESPGTHKTSVVVRKGEEIGPVELRLSIPVQPQEEFVSQVTEATRVVTSEVRQIPVEEKTALERHTETIEIVQGVRPEEVEIPVTTTEPQRVEFRRELSRESAQRIEVEIHETWLQRQPQPQELSIPIGKVTKTEFDVVDSAAAETPRPSEEVLEETRKTIVREQQATEMVTEQPQPGVDKAEVKFFMMPEETSTDVDETEVKVPVEETFITIEMTAEKFEEVPSEVQMETELIPEEKPEEREEELFEETVIIETKATEIETIREAPAEESKVESIIEIQIPQVTAEVKQAEIAAPTEEIIVSEREIVEKSGIVPSKVQLEVEIIPEEKPVDQEIVASEKVATFETDAFEAEAPVTVPSEESEVQGIAEEQMLESVRETEIEITVPAEEIIDSQQEVAEKAEEVPSEVLFEVELVSEEKSEEKEVTIFEETVTFDTERMKAETHIVVPAEETKAEDVAGMQMEEEVIDVAEAEAKAPSEEIIVTEREVVAKSQEVPSEVQMDIELVTEEEPEEQEAVTFEETITVEIQETPKEMQIVVPVEEFQVEDVKEVQTLESVTEFTETEVTAPTEEFIITEREKVEKLGEVPSEIQVEIEFVPEEQPEVQETSIFEETFIIESQPAELETQVSAPVEETQVEVREMIEVETPVVGFVVEKQVIEVEEVHKEEVTLEVEIKEGEGVGPEITSTEVEKITVSEVTDVKEIHKEELELEIKGKEGQLEEVQFTIQMAPTEVSQLTIKTEAKSELEISVSEEAETEKESFVSEIEVSKKEIETEERHIEELMIQIEGKRQELEEVKFTLQTEEKEIPTVEQPEEMPVAEVAVPSVEQVLQLPETEGKAPEFTWGLMSLKVMDGEEVKFRCEVTGSPMPEISWFHDDKPISENQDFSLTYDMESGACTLLIAEVFPQDAGEYRCIAVNMHGEAVTRAYLEVESYEYVPDSEEASESMMSSIEPSSPKPTPADSDTEVPSPSREFVEEIQRLQEQITTELTETETEEEAPKEETAPEYVAAAEVENEPETEEVIVISDVPSATAATAASQPAEAVELSAGETQFQTDVVHETAEFAQVIDVETQDQEAAVSSDVTEELSEHGLQPEDEYQTDLVLEASQQPEISDVPVETTMAAGQDVIIDIAEHTCTTVEEYKTDVVEESVEQPTVSDAITGISEEAETSEIVGELMTTVPEISSQYQTEQPLEYKTETLEEVTEQPEITGVTEEVQEEAAPTEVSVELVGVEEEQPIEYKIEAVEEVTEQPEITGVTEEITEEAAPTEVSVELVGVEEEQPSEYKTEAVEEVTEQPEITGVTEEVPEEAAPTEVSVELVGVEEERPTEFKIEAEEEVTEQPEITSVTEAVPEEAAPTEVSVELVGVEEEQPLEYKTEAVEEVTEQPEITGVTEEITEEAAPTEVSVELVGVEEEQPSEYKTEAVEEVTEQPEITGVTEEITEEAAPTEVSVELVGVEEEQPSEYKTEAVEEVTEQPEITGVTEEITEEAAPTEVSVELVGVEEEQPLEYKTEAVEEVTEQPEITSVTEEVPEEAAPTEVSVELVGVEEEQPSEYKTEAVEEVTEQPEITGVTEEITEEAAPTEVSVELVGVEEEQPSEYKTEAVEEVTEQPEITGVTEEITEEAAPTEVSVELVGVEEEQPSEYKTEAVEEVTEQPEITGYRRNYRRGCTNRSVC from the exons ATGGAAGTTACTGAAGGTGGAACAGTGAG ACTGGAAGTTGATGTGGCTGCAGAACCAGAGGCACAAGTGTCATGGTTTGTGAATGAACTTGAGATTGTACCAAATCAGCGCACTAGGCTTCTAAGAGAGAGAAACACCTTTGTGCTCGTCATCATAGATGTCACACCTGAAGATTCAGGTGACTACATATGCCAGGCAGAAAACATTCATGGCAAGGTGACCTGCAAGACAACTCTCACAGTTCACc CAATTCAGAGAACTGAAGTTGAAATCAGACGAGAAGACGTTGAAAAGGAACAAGAGATGAAGCCAGTTGAAGAATCACCAACAGAGGCTGTTACTTTGCAAAAACCAGAAGAAACTCCAACTCAGCTGCAAGTGGAGGAGCCTATTGCTCCATCATTCACTTTATTGCTTCAACCACAGGAAGTTGAAGATGGCCAGAGAGTTGTCATGACAGTTCACTTTATTGGCCGTCCTTCTCCTGCTATCACTTGGTACCAGAACGGAGTTGAAATCAAGCCCAATCCTGACTTTGAAATTTTTGTGGACAAGCAGAAAGGAGAAAGTACACTTATTATCCTTGAAGTTTTCCCCGAGGATGAGGGCGAGTACACTTGCATCGCTGTTAATGAGGTTGGAGAGTCAATCACTACCTGCAGACTCACTGTGATTA CAACAGAAGAAGATGTGGACATTGAGTCTGATGAATTTCACAAAGAAACCATTGAAATCGACCTCTCTAAAGAACAACCACAAGCTGAAGCTACGAAAGAAAAGCAGGTTGTGGAGTACAGGATTTCTCCTGAAAAACCTGAGACTTTTGAAATTCAGATTGGTATGCCTGTTGCTAGAACTACTACCACAACTGTAGTTCAAGAGACAACCACCTACACTCAGGTATCTAGAGAAATATTTGGTGAAGATGTGACGGAAAGTCCAGGAACCCATAAAACTTCTGTTGTAGTACGAAAAGGAGAGGAGATTGGTCCTGTTGAACTGCGCTTGAGCATTCCGGTTCAACCTCAGGAAGAATTTGTTTCACAAGTCACAGAAGCCACTCGAGTTGTCACATCAGAGGTTCGGCAGATCCCTGTTGAAGAGAAGACAGCTTTAGAAAGACATACTGAAACAATAGAAATTGTGCAGGGAGTTCGGCCCGAAGAGGTGGAGATTCCCGTCACTACAACAGAACCTCAGCGTGTAGAATTCAGAAGAGAACTGAGTCGGGAATCAGCCCAACGAATTGAAGTGGAAATTCATGAGACATGGCTTCAAAGACAGCCACAGCCTCAAGAACTCTCCATACCCATTGGCAAGGTCACAAAGACTGAGTTTGATGTCGTGGATTCTGCAGCTGCTGAAACTCCAAGACCTTCTGAGGAAGTCCTTGAAGAGACTAGAAAGACCATTGTCAGGGAGCAGCAGGCCACTGAGATGGTTACTGAGCAGCCACAGCCTGGCGTTGACAAAGCTGAAGTAAAATTCTTCATGATGCCTGAGGAAACTTCTACTGATGTTGATGAGACAGAAGTTAAAGTTCCTGTAGAGGAGACTTTTATCACAATTGAGATGACAGCAGAAAAGTTTGAAGAAGTTCCGTCTGAGGTGCAGATGGAGACTGAGTTGATACCTGAGGAAAAGCccgaagaaagagaagaagagttGTTTGAGGAAACTGTTATCATTGAGACCAAAGCTACTGAAATTGAAACCATTAGAGAAGCCCCTGCTGAAGAAAGTAAAGTTGAAAGCATCATTGAAATCCAGATACCCCAAGTTACTGCTGAAGTCAAACAAGCAGAAATAGCAGCCCCCACAGAAGAGATCATTGTatctgagagagagatagttgAAAAGTCAGGGATTGTTCCTTCAAAAGTCCAGTTAGAAGTAGAGATAATTCCTGAAGAAAAACCAGTTGATCAAGAAATTGTCGCCTCTGAAAAAGTTGCTACATTTGAAACTGATGCTTTTGAAGCAGAAGCGCCAGTCACTGTCCCATCTGAAGAATCTGAAGTTCAGGGTATTGCTGAAGAGCAAATGCTGGAGTCTGTAAGggaaacagaaatagaaataacTGTTCCTGCCGAAGAAATCATTGACAGTCAGCAGGAAGTTGCAGAGAAAGCTGAAGAAGTTCCATCTGAGGTGCTTTTTGAAGTGGAACTTGTGTCTGAAGAAAAGTCAGAAGAGAAGGAAGTTACTATTTTTGAAGAAACTGTAACTTTTGACACAGAGAGAATGAAAGCTGAGACTCATATAGTTGTGCctgcagaagaaacaaaagcagaagATGTAGCTGGCATGCAGATGGAAGAAGAAGTAATTGATGTTGCAGAAGCAGAAGCGAAAGCACCATCTGAAGAAATTATTGTTACTGAGAGAGAAGTAGTTGCAAAATCCCAAGAAGTTCCATCAGAAGTTCAGATGGACATTGAACTTGTCACAGAAGAAGAACCAGAGGAACAAGAAGCTGTTACTTTTGAGGAAACTATCACTGTTGAGATTCAGGAAACTCCAAAGGAGATGCAAATTGTAGTACCAGTGGAAGAATTTCAGGTTGAAGATGTCAAGGAAGTGCAGACTTTAGAATCTGTTACAGAGTTTACAGAAACTGAGGTAACTGCCCCTACAGAAGAGTTCATcataacagaaagagaaaaagtagaaaaactgGGAGAAGTTCCTTCAGAGATTCAAGTGGAGATAGAATTTGTTCCTGAGGAGCAACCTGAAGTTCAGGAGACTTCTATCTTTGAAGAGACATTTATAATTGAATCACAGCCAGCTGAACTTGAAACTCAAGTGTCTGCTCCTGTGGAAGAAACTCAAGTTGAAGTTCGTGAAATGATTGAAGTTGAAACACCGGTTGTTGGATTTGTGGTCGAAAAACAGGTGATAGAAGTGGAAGAAGTTCACAAGGAAGAGGTGACATTAGAAGTTGAAATAAAGGAAGGGGAAGGTGTTGGACCTGAAATTACTTCAACAGAAGTAGAAAAAATTACAGTATCAGAAGTAACTGATGTGAAGGAAATCCACAAAGAAGAACTTGAGCTAGAGATCAAAGGCAAGGAAGGTCAGCTTGAAGAAGTTCAGTTTACAATCCAGATGGCACCTACAGAGGTCTCACAACTCACTATTAAAACAGAAGCCAAATCAGAACTAGAAATTTCTGTTTCTGAAGAAGCAGAGACTGAAAAAGAATCCTTTGTGTCAGAAATTgaagtctcaaagaaagaaattgagaCTGAGGAGAGACACATTGAAGAACTGATGATCCAAATTGAGGGCAAAAGGCAGGAGTTGGAAGAGGTTAAGTTTACTCTGCAAacagaggagaaagaaatacCTACCGTGGAACAGCCAGAAGAGATGCCAGTAGCAGAGGTTGCAGTTCCATCTGTAGAACAG gttCTCCAGTTACCAGAGACAGAAGGCAAGGCACCAGAGTTCACATGGGGGCTCATGTCATTGAAAGTTATGGATGGAGAAGAGGTCAAGTTTCGTTGTGAGGTTACCGGCAGCCCAATGCCTGAAATTTCGTGGTTTCATGATGATAAACCCATTTCTGAGAATCAAGATTTTAGCCTGACATACGACATGGAGTCAGGAGCCTGCACATTGCTTATTGCTGAAGTCTTCCCTCAAGATGCTGGCGAATATCGTTGCATTGCTGTTAACATGCATGGGGAAGCTGTTACACGAGCTTACCTTGAAGTTGAAT CTTATGAGTACGTACCAGACAGTGAAGAAGCTTCTGAATCAATGATGTCTTCCATTGAACCATCTTCTCCCAAACCAACTCCTGCTGATTCAGACACTGAAGTTCCTAGTCCTTCTCGTGAATTTGTTGAGGAAATTCAGCGTCTCCAAGAACAAATTACTACTGAACTTACAGAGACTGAGACAGAGGAGGAAGCTCCTAAAGAGGAGACTGCACCAGAATATGTTGCTGCAGCAGAAGTTGAAAATGAACCTGAAACAGAAGAAGTAATTGTCATCAGTGATGTTccttcagcaacagcagcaactgcaGCATCTCAACCAGCTGAAGCTGTAGAACTGTCTGCTGGTGAAACCCAGTTCCAGACAGATGTTGTACATGAAACAGCTGAGTTTGCTCAAGTAATAGATGTTGAGACTCAGGACCAGGAAGCTGCAGTGTCCTCAGATGTTACAGAAGAACTTTCTGAGCATGGCTTGCAGCCAGAAGATGAGTACCAAACAGATCTGGTACTTGAGGCATCCCAACAACCTGAAATTTCAGATGTGCCTGTGGAAACTACAATGGCTGCAGGACAGGATGTCATCATTGATATTGCTGAACACACATGTACAACTGTTGAAGAATATAAAACAGATGTAGTTGAGGAATCTGTTGAGCAGCCCACTGTAAGTGATGCCATCACAGGAATTAGTGAAGAAGCTGAAACGTCAGAAATTGTTGGTGAGCTCATGACAACAGTTCCAGAGATTTCTTCACAATACCAAACAGAACAACCATTAGAGTACAAAACTGAAACTCTGGAGGAAGTTACAGAACAGCCTGAAATAACAGGTGTTACAGAAGAAGTCCAAGAAGAGGCTGCACCAACAGAAGTGTCAGTTGAgcttgttggtgttgaagaagagCAGCCAATTGAATACAAAATTGAAGCTGTAGAAGAGGTGACAGAACAGCCCGAAATCACAGGCGTTACAGAAGAAATTACCGAAGAGGCTGCACCAACAGAAGTGTCTGTTGAacttgttggtgttgaagaagagcagccatcagaatacaaaacagaagctgtagaAGAGGTCACTGAACAGCCCGAAATCACAGGCGTTACAGAAGAAGTCCCAGAAGAGGCTGCACCAACAGAAGTGTCTGTTGAacttgttggtgttgaagaagagCGGCCAACTGAATTCAAAATTGAAGCTGAGGAAGAGGTGACTGAACAGCCTGAAATAACAAGTGTTACAGAAGCAGTTCCAGAAGAG GCTGCACCAACAGAAGTGTCAGTTGAacttgttggtgttgaagaagagcagccattagaatacaaaacagaagctgtagaAGAGGTGACTGAACAGCCCGAAATCACAGGCGTTACAGAAGAAATTACCGAAGAAGCTGCACCGACAGAAGTGTCTGTTGAacttgttggtgttgaagaagagcagccatcagaatacaaaacagaagctgtagaAGAGGTCACTGAACAGCCTGAAATCACAGGCGTTACAGAAGAAATTACTGAAGAGGCTGCACCAACAGAAGTGTCTGTTGAgcttgttggtgttgaagaagagcagccatcagaatacaaaacagaagctgtagaAGAGGTGACTGAACAGCCTGAAATCACAGGTGTAACTGAAGAAATTACCGAAGAGGCTGCACCGACAGAAGTGTCTGTTGAacttgttggtgttgaagaagagCAGCCATTGGAGtacaaaacagaagctgtagaAGAGGTCACTGAACAGCCTGAAATAACAAGTGTTACAGAAGAAGTCCCAGAAGAGGCTGCACCAACAGAAGTGTCTGTTGAacttgttggtgttgaagaagagcagccatcagaatacaaaacagaagctgtagaAGAGGTGACTGAACAGCCCGAAATCACAGGCGTTACAGAAGAAATTACCGAAGAG GCTGCACCAACAGAAGTGTCAGTTGAacttgttggtgttgaagaagagcagccatcagaatacaaaacagaagctgtagaAGAGGTGACAGAACAGCCTGAAATCACAGGCGTTACAGAAGAAATTACCGAAGAGGCTGCACCAACAGAAGTGTCAGTTGAacttgttggtgttgaagaagagcagccatcagaatacaaaacagaagctgtagaAGAGGTGACAGAACAGCCTGAAATCACAGGTTACAGAAGAAATTACCGAAGAGGCTGCACCAACAGAAGTGTCTGTTGA